The following is a genomic window from Oncorhynchus masou masou isolate Uvic2021 chromosome 6, UVic_Omas_1.1, whole genome shotgun sequence.
TTTCTGGCTGTAGAGTTGGGCTGGTTGGAACTCGTAAATGTCACTTTCATTTAAAACCCCACAGCGCTGGCAGAAAAGACAGTTGGACCCCCGATGAAACTAACCTATGCCTCCCCTCCTGCTGTAGTTTTACAGAAACTCACAGAAACCAGTCGTGTTAATTGTGAGCAGTGACATTTTGAGTTAGCAGGCAGACTGGGCTTCATTGAACAGTGATGAGTGCGTGTAGAGAGCACATCCGGCagggtggggcggcagggtagcctagtggttagagtgttggactagtaaccgaaaggttgcaagttcaaacccccaagctgacaaggtacaaatctgtcgttctgcccctgaacaggcagttaacccactgttcccaggccatcattgaacataagaatttgttcttaactgacttgcctggttaaataaaggtaaaataaaacatccATCCTGCTACACTATCCAGTAAATCCATACTGTTAGACTATACCCCCCTCAGTTACTACCATGTATCATCTgttctgttttcctctctctgactcgtaCTCTTGTcttctgtgtgtgagagagagagagagagacagagatcaaggaatgcagagagaaagactcaacacagagatagtgagagaataaggactctgtctctgggtcttacGTCATGAGTTAGGCCCGTCACAACACCGCACACACGTTTGGAGTCTCTGCAGACCAGTAGACTGGGGGGGGGTGTAAATGAGGGCTGTATAGGGTGATGTGAACTGCAAAACAGAGGAGAACAACAGTGCAGTGTGTCTGACTGGGTCTAACTCCAGACGACGCCTCTCGTGCCACATGAGCTCCCACagcttctctttccctcccaatGCTTTTTCAACTATTTTTCCCCtcttcggtgtgtgtgtgtgtgtgtgtgtactgtgctcTTCGCTCTTTGCTACTTCCTTGTGTGTGCTTCCCGCGCTGCAGTCAAGCCTCTCCCTGTCTACACATGTGCACCCCTCCATGTTAATCTCCTTTGATGTTTATGTGgttggggaagagagggagggaaaaaacTAACACGCGCCGGAGGTGTTTCCTCTTCTCTTAACCTCCCTCCTGCGCTTCGACTGGAGTCTGCCAACTTGGTCAGCGCGGTGGAGAGgtcaggagaaagagagggagggcacACACCTATAAGCTATGGGgcaagatgaggaggagaggaagagtgtgtTGAAAAGGGGAAATGAGGACAACGGATGCATCTCAATACTGGAGAAATGGTTTCCATCTCTTATCTCTCCTGTTTCCACAGATCTGAAGAGAGAGGCCAGTATCTGTCACATGCTGAAGCACCCTCACATCGTAGAGCTACTAGAAACCTACAGCTCAGATGGCATGCTCTACATGGTCTTTGAGTTGTAAGTTGGTTGTGTTTCGGCCATTTTGTTTCTTGAATAGTCACCTATTGACTTTCTATTCTAGAATGGACTAAATTCTAGAATTTCTGTTCTAGATTTTACTTGAAATTCTAGAATGGTCCCGCCctattgacgttctgtactaacaGTGTAATCCAAATTCAATAAAGTTTTGTTTTATGTGATTTCTACCTCTCTGACATAGTATGGATACAGCTGACCTGTGTTTTGAGACTGTGAAGCGGGCGGATGCTGGTTTTGTCTACAGTGAAGCTGTCGCCAGGTAAAAGCTTGACTCTTAGGTTCCCTtatttcctctctgcctctctggtaTGGACGGAGCTGACTTGTGTTTTGAAATTGTGACGCGGGCTGATGTGGACTTTGTCTACATTGAAGCCGTAGCCAGTTACACGCACGTcacattgacattttcaaccaaGGTCTCATTTAAAGTAAGTGGCCTTGTATTCAGTGGGAGGACGATGAGAACCTTGGGGACTCTACATGCCTGTAATGAAGTGCTTTTAGAAGGAGCTCTCTAAGAAGTAGTGGTGTTGCTAattccctcactctcctccttccacttcattctctctccccctttctcttcattctccccctttctcttcattctccccCTTTCTATtcattctccccctttctcttcattctctgtctcttccacttcactctctctccccaccttccccttcattctctctttctccctcttcattctctctctctccctcttcattctctctctctccctcttcattctctctcttcctcttcattctctcccccttactcttcattctctctctcccttcctcttcattctctctctctccctcttcattctgtctctcccccttcctcttcattctctctctcccccttcctcttcattctcccccccttcctcttcattctccccccttcctcttcattctctctctccttcttcctcttcattctctctctcccccttcctcttcattctctctctccttcttcctcttcattctctctctcccccttcctcttcattctctctctcccccttcctcttcattctctctcccccttcctcttcattctctctctctttctcttcattctctcccctccttccccttcattctctctccccctcccccttcattctcactctccccctttctcttcattctctctctcccccttcctcttcattctctctctctttctcttcattctctcccctccttcctcttcattctctctctctttctcttcattctgtctctcttcctcttcattctctcccctccttcctcttcattctctctctccttcttcctctccattctctctctttctcttcattctctctttctcttcattctctcccctccttcctcttcattctctctcgctttctcttcattctgtctctcttcctcttcattctctcccctccttcctcttcattctctctcccctccttcctcttcattctctctctccttcttcctcttcattctctcccctccttcctcttcattctctctctcctccttcctcttcattctctttctccttcttcctcttcattctctctccttcttcctctccattctctctctttctcttcattctctctctttctcttcattctgtctctcttcctcttcattctctcccctccttcctcttcattctctctctccttcttcctcttcattctctctctttctcttcattctctctctttctcttcattctgtctctcttcctcttcattctctctctcctccttcctcttcattctctctctccttcatcctcttcattctctctcttcctcttcattctctctcccccttcctcttcattctctctctctttctcttcattctctcccctccttccccttcattctctctctcccccttcctcttcattctctctctctttctcttcaatctgtctctcttcctcttcattctctcccctccttcctcttcattctctctctcccctcccccttcattctctctctcccccttcctcttcattctctctctcccccttcctcttcattctctctctccccctttttttTCTTCACTCTTGTCTTTTAGTCACTACATGAGACAGATCTTGGAGGCGCTGCGGTATTGCCATGACAACAACGTGATTCACCGTGACGTGAAGGTAAGCTCCCTTACCCCAGATCGCCAGTCCCACTTCCCCCTTATCTAAACAGCACTGTTGTCAATGGCATCTATTGATTTCAAACCGAATGAAGTAACCATTGGTGATCCACCGTCTGTCTCCTCGTATTGAGTGTATATCGACTAACCCAACGACATCAGCTTAGCCCATTGGGTTGTAGTAGTAGGCTAACTAGTAATGAAGGTGAGTTAAGCTGGGGCTGGATTAGTGTTTAGTGTAAGGAGAAATCCTGCTGCAACCCTGTTTGACAGGCCAGACAGCACGGCTTCAGTGATTACTATAGGATTACCTCTCTAACATACAGTAGGCCACAATGCCAGACCAGATGGGGCAAGCCCTGCCCACAAACAGACACATTTGGTGACTCCCAGAGGGGATAAGGGGAGCTTTTGCTTGTGTGTTAATACCAATGTCAGTAAGTCAGTCTGTTTGTGTGTTTACACAAAGTTACACCTTCCCCCTGTGTTGAGTGTATGTAGTGTTTAATGAAagatgtgtttttgtttgttgttgtgcgTGTATTTGTCTGTTTGAATACTTGTGATTTGGGTtgtaagaagtgtgtgtgtgtgtgtgtgtgtgcttgtggtgtgtgcttgtggtgtgtgtggtgtgcttgtggtgtgtgtggtgtgtgtggtgtgtgtggtgtgtgtggtgtgtgtggtgtgtgtgtggtgtgtgtgtgtgtgcttgtggtgtgtgcttgtggtgtgtgtggtgtgtgtgtgtgtgtgtgtgtggtgtgtggtgtgtggtgtgtgtgtgtgtgtgtgtgtgtgtgtgtgtgtgtgtgtgtgtgtgtgtgtgtgtgtgtgtgtgtgtgtgtgtgtcatggtgcAGGTGTGTAGTAGACTGCTGTAGTGGTAGTACCTAATACCaccagtagaggggactgtgtgaTGCTTATCAGCCATTCAGTTTTCACACCAAGGCGACATATATACATGTGAGCTTAAAGCGTATATATTTATTTGCTTTGTACAGTGTTATATCAGAAATGATTGTGTCACATACTATTGACAATATtagttaacagacagacacaggcatttacactaccattcaaaagtttggggtcccttagaaatgtccttgtttttaaagaaaagcttattttttgtccatttaaaataacatcaaattgatcagaaataccgtgtagacattattaatgttgtaaatgactattgtatctGGAAACTGCTGATTTAAAAAAGAAagtaatatctacataggcatacagagtcccattatcagcaaccatcactcctgtgttccactttatataatgtttacataccctacattactcttcTCACATGTagatgttagatattgctgcacggtcggaactagaagcacaagcattacactcgcattaacatctgctaaccatgtgtatgtgaccaatacattttgatttgatggcacgttgtgttagctgatccaagtttatcattttaaaagtctaattgatcatttagaaaacccttttgcaagggttgcacaattgagcaagaggacaagtgtctagtttgagaaacagccgcctcacaagtcctcaactggcagcttcattaaatagtactcacaaaacaccagtctcaatgtcaacagtgaagaggcgactccgggatgctgaccttctcggcagagttcctcTATCGAGTTGAGACTGGGGTTTTGCGTTGAGACTGGGGTTTCGCGTTGAGACTGGGGTTTTGTGTTGAGACTGGGGTTTCGCGTTGAGACTGGGGTTTTGTGTTGAGACTGGGGTTTTGTGTTGAGACTGGGGTTTTGTGTTGAGACTGGGGTTTCGCGTTGAGACTGGGGTTTCGCGTTGAGACTGGGGTTTCGCGTTGAGACTGGGGTTTCGCGTTGAGACTGGGGTTTTGTGTTGAGACTGGGGTTTTGCGTTGAGACTGGGGTTTTGCGTTGAGACTGGGGTTTTGCGTTGAGACTGGGGTTTTGCGTTGAGACTGGGGTTTTGCGTTGAGACTGGGGTTTCGCGTTGAGACTGGGGTTTTGCGTTGAGACTGGGGTTTTGCGTTGAGACTGGGGTTTTGCGTTGAGACTGGGGTTTTGCGTTGAGACTGGGGTTTTGCGTTGAGACTGGGGTTTTGCGTTGAGACTGGGGTTTTGCGTTGAGACTGGGGTTTCGCGTTGAGACTGGGGTTTCGCGTTGAGACTGGGGTTTCGCGTTGAGACTGGGGTTTCGCGTTGAGACTGGGGTTTCGCGTTGAGACTGGGGTTTCGCGTTGAGACTGGGGTTTCGCGTTGAGACTGGGGTTTCGCGTTGAGACTGGGGTTTCGCGTTGAGACTGGGGTTTCGCGTTGAGACTGGGGTTTCGCCGATAATGTaactctgtacgcctatgtagatattccatgaaaaatctgctgtttccagctacaatagtaatttacaacattaacaatgtttacactgtatttctgatcaatttgatgttattttaatcgacaaaaaatgtgcttttctttcgagaacaaggacatttctaagtgaccctgaacttttgaacggtagtgtatatcacTTTGATTCAGGACATCTGGTCAGGTCCATTCTTGGAAACTGAGTCTAGTTCAAGACATTGGCCCTTGTCACATGCATCAGTTGTTGAGTACATGGTATACATTATAATGTAAATAGAACTAAAGTCCATGAAGGTAAACAATGAGGTCTGTAAATTCACTGCTTTGCCACTATGGCTGCGCCTGGGCGGAGGGTGGGGCTAATCAGACAGAGGCTGGTCCTGGGCTCATGGGAGGGGTTAATGACGGTGTTGGGGGAGGTGACGGACAGAGAGGTCCGTCTGAACTCTGATACCGAGCTGTTGGAAGTCCCGTCGTTAAGGAAGTGGAGCCGGTGGCCGAGGCTCTGTCCAAGGGCTTTCACGGCGGCCTTGCGCACCGAGCCCGACAACAGGAAGTACATCACAGGGTCCAGGACGGCGTTGAAGGCGGAGAACAACAACATGACCTCATTGGTCCTGTCCACCAGGCGCAAGTAATCGCAGGATGGGGATTGGCTGAGCTGGGAGAGGACGTAGAATGGGCGGAAGGCGTGGTAGGGCCCGAAGCAGACGGTGAACAGGAAGAGCACGAAGAAGGACTTCCTGGCGGCGCTACCGTAGCGGTGGGCATTGGGGAGGTCAGGTTTATCCCTGGACACCTTGAGGAGGTGCATGGCTATCTTCCCATAGGAGACCACCAGCAGGCAGAACACCCCCCAGAACAGCAGCACCAGAGCCATGTTGAAGTAAGCCTTCCCCTTCGCCCCACGCCTCTGCTTATACTGGAAACACTTCCCAGGTTCCTCGTTTCCCTCCGACATGGCGATCATGGGCACGGCCGCCGCCAGGGACAGCCCCCAGAGCGCCCCGCACGCCACCCAGCTCCATCCCCCGCCTCTCAGCCTCCTGGCCAGGCCCCTCCCCGCTCCGCCCCGCCCCTTCAGCTTCACATACCTATCCAGACTAATGAACCCCAGCAGAGTGATACTGATGTACATGTTCGTGTAGAAGAGGTTGCCCACCACTTTACAGACCAGGGGGCCGAGGACCCAGCCGTTGCCGTTAGCATGGTAGAGGACTCTGAAGGGAAGGCAGGCCAGGAGCACCAGGTCAGCTATGGCCACGTTGATGAGGAACACCCGGACAGAGTTCCtcctggagtggagaaagacgaAGACCCACAGGGCCAGGAGATTACCTACCAGACccaggaggaagaagagggagtagAAGAAGACCAGGGGGAGGCGCAGGGCACCGTCATCTAGATTACATAGGGTCTGGtttggagaggaggaggtaaaggGGGATAGGTGGCATTGGAGAGGGGGAACAAAGAGGAGGACAGGGGCAAAGAGGTGttgggagaggaggtggaaaggggggaggagggaagagtgGTCATTGTGTTGAAGCTGGGGTGTCTTTAGGCCCAGCAGATCTTCAGTGCTgtgggagatagagggagggagaggcggggGTGAAGAGATGTTTATTATTGATAAGGATGAAAAACGGAGAGAGATGATGCATTAACAAAAAAGTGGGCTGTTAACAGGAAGGGACTTTGGCGGTTTGCATTGAAAAAACACTGTAAAAGCACTCAAAGAACTAATCTATTTTGAAATGTCACCACATTAACCACTTCCCTTTCACAATGTTGTATTTCAAGTAACTCCCCTGTAGCAGGAAAATAACTAATGAAAGATCAACCACTACTTTAAGTGCAATTATTGTGTTGTACCTATGACCTATCTTGGATTCACCACCTAGTAAAGAACATGGTCTGCCTTTAGGTTTTCACAGATTCACACACACAGGTTCACTGATGTCTTTATTAAGACAGGATCTCACTCACCATCCAGATTCCCTCCATGTCAGAGACTCTGCAGCTGTAGTTTGACTGTCCACTGTCCAGAATGTGTGTGTCGTTACATATCCTTTAACAGCCCCTGGTCCTACTGTCCCTTGGTTGTCAGGTTCAGTGGGATCGTGTTGGGACTTCTCTGGTTACTCTCCTACACacttttttctttctttgtctctttTGCTCAAACGTATGAGTCTGTTACTCTGagctctcctcccttctctcactctcgctctctatttcctcctctctcttcctctctctggtcctctctctctgtgcctcgaGATGTTCTTCTCTCACACCTCCCCCAACCACGCCTTGTCAGCTGTTAGCAACCATCAGAACACACAgaccccatcctccctctccagtGTGAAGTGAAGTGCAGAGTAGGGCAGGAAACCAGCGCTGTGAGACCAAATACCCTGACAGTCACGTACTCCAACGCTGTGAGACCACATACCCTGACAGTCACGTACTCCAACGCTGTGAGATCACATACCCTGACAGTCACGTACTCCAACGCTGTGAGACCACATACCCTGACAGTCACATACTCCAACGCTGTGAGACCACATACCCTGACAGTCACGTACTCCAACGCTGTGAGACCACATACCCTGACAGTCACGTACTCCAACGCTGTGAGATCACATACCCTGACAGTCACGTACTCCAACGCTGTGAGACCACATACCCTGACAGTCACATACTCCAACGCTGTGAGACCACATACCCTGACAGTCACGTACTCCAACGCTGTGAGACCACATACCCTGACAGTCACGTACTCCAACGCTGTGAGACCACATACCCTGACAGTCACGTACTCCAACGCTGTGAGACCAGATACCCTGACAGTCACGTACTCCAGCGCTGTGAGACCACATACCCTGACAGTCACGTACTCCAACGCTGTGAGACCACATACCCTGACAGTCACGTACTCCAGCGCTGTGAGACCACATACCCTGACAGTCACGTACTCCAGCGCTGTGAGACCACATACCCTGACAGTCACGTACTCCAGCGCTGTGAGACCACATACCCTGACAGTCACGTACTCCAACGCTGTGAGACCACATACCCTGACAGTCACGTACTCCAACGCTGTGAGACCACATACCCTGACTGTCACGTACTCCAACGCTGTGAGACCACATACCCTGACAGTCACGTACTCCAACGCTGTGAGACCACATACCCTGACAACGTACTCCAACGCTGTGAGACCACATACCCTGACAGTCACGTACTCCAAGCGCTGTGAGACCACATACCCTGACAGTCACGTACTCCAGCGCTGTGAGACCACATACCCTGACAGTCACGTCCAGCGCTGAGACCAGCGCTGACAGTCACGTACTCCAGCGCTGTGAGACCACATACCCTGACAGTCACGTACTCCAACGCTGTGAGACCACATACCCTGACAGTCACGTACTCCAACGCTGTGAGACCACATACCCTGACTGTCACGTACTCCAACGCTGTGAGACCACATACCCTGACAGTCACGTACTCCAACGCTGTGAGACCACATACCTTGACTGTCACGTACTCCAACGCTGCGCTCTGCTCCTCAtcctccacctcttcttctctccatgtTCTCCTGTTTCCTCTCTTCCGCCTTTCTCTGGTGTTCTCTTTATCTGTCCAGTGTCGtcatcctcctttctcctctcctcttcgctATCAGTTGGAGTGTTTCTGCAGTAAAGCAGGTAGCCCTCTGCCTTTGTCCCGTCTAGGAACCCTTTAGGTCCAGCACTACCAAGGATTTACTACAATAGGATGGTACAAAATGGAGCACTTTTTTATGAAGCTTGAACccaatccctccatctctctctgtgtctttctctgtgtctctctctctctctctctgtgtccctgtcttgTAGCCTCACTGTGTCCTGCTGGCCTCTAAGGAGAACTCAGCTCCTGTCAAGCTGGGGGGGTTTGGAGTGGCCATACAACTAGGAGAATCAGGCCTGGTGGCAGGAGGTACTCTATATTCACTCTGGGACTGTGTATTtgtcattctctcctctctctcttgtatCTGTGTGTAAACCCACACTCGAACCCCCCATTCCTCCCCAGGTCGAGTAGGCACGCCCCACTTCATGGCCCCAGAGGTGGTGAAGAGAGAGCCGTATGGGAAGCCTGTCGACGTGTGGGGCTGTGGAGTCATCCTGTTCATCCTGCTGTCTGGCTGCCTGCCCTTCTACGGTACCAAGGAACGCCTGTTTGAGGCTATCATTAAGGGGAAATATAAGGTAGTAGTTGATTTTCCAAAACTgccctctaacacacacacacaccccaaccaaccaaccaaccaaccaaccgtCATTGTTAACCACCACAAGCTACGGCTTGGAAAGTTGCCTCAGCTGCATTTCCATCAAGGCCTTATTGAGGCCCATACAGAGTATTCAGAATGTACCATGTAGAACAGTCCTCATTCTGTCTTCTGGGCCTGGTGGGGGGTACATGGCAACCttccatctacagtgccttgcgaaagtattcggcccccttgaactttgcaaccttttgccacatttcaggcttcaaacataaagatataaactgtatttttttgtgaagaatcaacaacaagtgggacacaatcatgaagtggaacgacatttattggatatttcaaacttttttaacaaatcaaaaactgaaaaattgggcgtgcaaaattattcagcccccttaagttaatactttttagcgccaccttttgctgcgattacagctgtaagtcgcttggggtatgtctctatcagttttgcacatcgagagactgaaattttttcccattcctccttgcaaaacagctcgagctcagtgaggttggatggagagcatttgtgaacagcagttttcagttctttccacagattctcgattggattcaggtctggactttgacttggccattctaacacctggatatgtttatttttgaaccattccattgtagattttgctttatgttttggatcattgtcttgttggaagacaaatctccgtcccagtctcaggtcttttgcagactccatcaggttttcttccagaatggtcctgtatttggctccatccatcttcccatcaattttaaccatcttccctgtccctgctgaagaaaagcaggcccaaaccatgatgctgccaccaccatgtttgacagtggggatggtgtggtcagggtgatgagctgtgttgcttttacgccaaacataacattttgcattgttgccaaaaagttcaattttgttttcatctgaccagagcaccttcttccacatgtttggtgtgtctcccaggtggtttgtggcaaactttaaacaacacttttatggatatctttaagaaatggctttcttcttgc
Proteins encoded in this region:
- the LOC135541083 gene encoding uncharacterized protein LOC135541083; the protein is MWSHSVGVRDCQALEYVTVRVCGLTALEYVTVSAGLSAGRDCQALEYVVRVCGLTALEYVTVRVCGLTALEYVTVRVCGLTALEYVTVRVCGLTALEYVTVRVCGLTALEYVTVRVCGLTALEYVTVRVCGLTALEYVTVRVCGLTALEYVTVRVCGLTALEYVTVRVSGLTALEYVTVRVCGLTALEYVTVRVCGLTALEYVTVRVCGLTALEYVTVRVCGLTALEYVTVRVCDLTALEYVTVRVCGLTALEYVTVRVCGLTALEYVTVRVCGLTALEYVTVRVCDLTALEYVTVRVCGLTALEYVTVRPEKSQHDPTEPDNQGTVGPGAVKGYVTTHTFWTVDSQTTAAESLTWRESGCTEDLLGLKTPQLQHNDHSSLLPPFHLLSQHLFAPVLLFVPPLQCHLSPFTSSSPNQTLCNLDDGALRLPLVFFYSLFFLLGLVGNLLALWVFVFLHSRRNSVRVFLINVAIADLVLLACLPFRVLYHANGNGWVLGPLVCKVVGNLFYTNMYISITLLGFISLDRYVKLKGRGGAGRGLARRLRGGGWSWVACGALWGLSLAAAVPMIAMSEGNEEPGKCFQYKQRRGAKGKAYFNMALVLLFWGVFCLLVVSYGKIAMHLLKVSRDKPDLPNAHRYGSAARKSFFVLFLFTVCFGPYHAFRPFYVLSQLSQSPSCDYLRLVDRTNEVMLLFSAFNAVLDPVMYFLLSGSVRKAAVKALGQSLGHRLHFLNDGTSNSSVSEFRRTSLSVTSPNTVINPSHEPRTSLCLISPTLRPGAAIVAKQ